A stretch of Rhizobium glycinendophyticum DNA encodes these proteins:
- the gap gene encoding type I glyceraldehyde-3-phosphate dehydrogenase → MTVKVAINGFGRIGRNVLRAIVESGRTDIEVVAINDLGPVETNAHLLRYDSIHGKFPADVKVEGDTIIVGGGKPIKVTAIKDPATLPHKELGVDIAMECTGIFTSKEKASAHLTAGAKRVIVSAPADGADLTVVFGVNHDKLTKDHLVISNASCTTNCLVPVVKVLNDAIGIDHGFMTTIHSYTGDQPTLDTMHKDLYRARAAALSMIPTSTGAAKAVGLVLPELKGKLDGTSIRVPTPNVSVVDFKFVAKKTTSVQEVNDAIIAASNGALKGILGYTDEPLVSRDFNHDSHSSIFALDQTKVLEGNFVRILTWYDNEWGFSNRMSDTAVALSKTF, encoded by the coding sequence ATGACTGTAAAAGTTGCCATCAACGGTTTCGGCCGTATCGGACGTAACGTTCTGCGCGCGATCGTCGAATCCGGCCGCACCGACATCGAGGTCGTCGCGATCAACGACCTCGGCCCAGTCGAGACCAACGCCCATCTGCTCCGTTACGATTCCATCCACGGCAAGTTCCCGGCCGATGTGAAGGTCGAAGGCGACACGATCATCGTCGGCGGCGGCAAGCCGATCAAGGTCACCGCGATCAAGGATCCGGCCACCCTTCCGCACAAGGAACTCGGCGTCGACATCGCCATGGAATGCACCGGCATCTTCACCTCGAAGGAAAAGGCCTCGGCCCACCTGACCGCTGGCGCCAAGCGCGTCATCGTCTCGGCCCCGGCTGACGGCGCTGACCTGACCGTCGTCTTCGGCGTAAACCACGACAAGCTGACCAAGGACCACCTGGTCATCTCCAACGCCTCCTGCACGACCAACTGCCTGGTTCCGGTCGTCAAGGTCCTGAACGACGCCATCGGCATCGATCACGGCTTCATGACCACGATCCACTCCTACACCGGTGACCAGCCGACGCTCGACACCATGCACAAGGATCTCTACCGTGCCCGCGCGGCAGCGCTCTCGATGATCCCGACCTCGACCGGCGCCGCCAAGGCCGTCGGCCTAGTGCTGCCGGAACTGAAGGGCAAGCTGGACGGCACCTCGATCCGCGTGCCGACCCCGAACGTCTCCGTCGTCGACTTCAAGTTCGTCGCCAAGAAGACGACCTCGGTCCAGGAAGTCAACGACGCCATCATCGCCGCCTCCAACGGCGCGCTGAAGGGCATTCTCGGCTACACCGACGAGCCGCTGGTCTCCCGCGACTTCAACCACGACAGCCACTCCTCGATCTTCGCCCTTGACCAGACCAAGGTTCTTGAGGGGAATTTCGTCCGCATCCTGACCTGGTACGACAACGAGTGGGGCTTCTCCAACCGTATGTCGGACACGGCGGTAGCCCTGTCCAAAACCTTCTGA
- the tkt gene encoding transketolase, translating into MISPEKHNRMANAIRFLAMDAVEKANSGHPGLPLGAADVATVLFGRYLKFDPKNPLWPDRDRFVLSAGHGSMLLYSLLYLTGYEDMTIEDIKSFRQLGAKTAGHPEYGHASGIETTTGPLGQGIANAVGMAIAERKLSEEFGSDLQSHYTYALVGDGCLMEGISQEAIALAGHLKLNKLIVIWDDNKITIDGAVSLSDSTDQIARLKSANWNTIEIDGHNPDEIAAAIEAAHKSDKPTFIAAKTIIGFGAPNKQGTHKVHGSPLGAEEIAAARKSLNWEAEAFSVPADVLDAWRLVGLRSNKARKEWEERLAKADTEKRAEFNRRFAGDLPGGFDTAIDAFKQKIAANNPTVATRKASEDVLEVINGLLPETLGGSADLTPSNNTKTSQMKSITPTDFSGRYMHWGIREHATAAAMNGIALHGGLIPYSGGFLIFSDYCRPSVRLAALMGIRVVHVWTHDSIGVGEDGPTHQPVEHFAALRAIPNLLLFRPADETETAECWQIALKEKHRPSGLALTRQNLIPARTEYEDKNLCAHGAYELISASDAKVSIFASGSEVEIAIKAQQQLAAKGISTRVVSVPCFELFAEQDADYREAIIGNAPVKIGVEAGIRQGWDAIIGSTGAFIGMKSFGASGPAKDLYKHFGITAEAVVAAAEAKLA; encoded by the coding sequence ATGATCTCTCCAGAAAAACATAACCGGATGGCGAACGCGATCCGTTTCCTCGCCATGGATGCCGTCGAGAAGGCCAATTCCGGCCATCCCGGCCTTCCCCTCGGCGCGGCTGACGTCGCCACGGTCCTGTTCGGCCGTTATCTGAAGTTCGATCCGAAGAACCCGCTCTGGCCCGACCGCGACCGTTTCGTGCTGTCGGCCGGCCATGGCTCGATGCTCCTCTATTCGTTGCTCTATCTAACCGGCTACGAGGACATGACGATCGAGGACATCAAGTCCTTCCGTCAACTCGGCGCCAAGACCGCCGGCCATCCGGAATACGGGCATGCCTCCGGCATTGAAACCACCACCGGTCCGCTCGGCCAGGGCATTGCCAATGCCGTCGGCATGGCGATCGCCGAGCGCAAGCTCTCCGAAGAGTTCGGCTCCGACCTGCAGAGCCACTACACCTATGCGCTGGTCGGCGACGGCTGCCTCATGGAAGGCATCAGCCAGGAGGCCATCGCGCTTGCCGGCCACCTGAAGCTGAACAAGCTCATCGTCATCTGGGACGACAACAAGATTACCATCGACGGCGCTGTCTCGCTGTCGGACTCGACCGACCAGATCGCCCGCCTGAAGTCGGCCAACTGGAACACCATCGAGATCGACGGTCACAACCCGGACGAGATCGCAGCCGCGATCGAAGCCGCGCACAAGTCCGACAAGCCGACCTTCATTGCCGCCAAGACCATTATCGGCTTCGGCGCCCCGAACAAGCAGGGCACCCACAAGGTTCACGGCTCGCCGCTTGGTGCAGAAGAAATCGCTGCCGCCCGCAAATCGCTCAACTGGGAAGCCGAAGCCTTCTCCGTTCCGGCTGACGTGCTGGACGCTTGGCGTCTGGTCGGCCTGCGCTCCAACAAGGCGCGCAAGGAATGGGAAGAGCGCCTGGCGAAAGCCGACACGGAGAAGCGCGCCGAGTTCAACCGCCGCTTTGCCGGCGACCTGCCAGGTGGCTTCGACACCGCGATCGACGCCTTCAAGCAGAAGATCGCCGCCAATAACCCGACGGTTGCCACCCGCAAGGCTTCGGAAGACGTCCTGGAAGTGATCAACGGGCTGCTGCCGGAAACGCTTGGCGGTTCCGCTGACCTGACGCCGTCGAACAACACTAAGACCAGCCAGATGAAGTCGATCACCCCGACCGACTTCTCCGGCCGCTACATGCACTGGGGCATTCGCGAACATGCGACAGCGGCTGCCATGAACGGTATCGCGCTGCATGGCGGTCTGATCCCCTATTCCGGCGGCTTCCTGATCTTCTCCGATTATTGCCGTCCGTCGGTGCGTCTGGCCGCCCTCATGGGCATCCGCGTCGTGCATGTCTGGACGCATGACTCCATCGGCGTCGGCGAAGACGGCCCGACCCATCAGCCGGTCGAGCATTTCGCCGCCCTGCGCGCAATCCCGAACCTGCTCCTCTTCCGTCCGGCCGACGAAACCGAAACGGCGGAATGCTGGCAGATTGCGCTGAAGGAAAAGCACCGTCCGTCCGGCCTGGCGCTGACCCGCCAGAACCTGATCCCGGCCCGCACCGAATACGAAGACAAGAACCTCTGCGCCCACGGTGCCTATGAGCTGATCTCGGCCAGCGACGCCAAGGTTTCGATCTTCGCGTCCGGCTCTGAAGTCGAAATCGCCATCAAGGCGCAGCAGCAGCTGGCCGCCAAGGGCATTTCGACCCGCGTCGTCTCGGTCCCCTGCTTCGAGCTGTTCGCCGAGCAGGATGCCGACTACCGGGAAGCCATCATCGGCAATGCGCCGGTGAAGATCGGCGTCGAGGCTGGTATCCGCCAGGGCTGGGACGCGATTATCGGCTCGACCGGCGCCTTTATCGGCATGAAGTCCTTCGGCGCCTCCGGCCCGGCCAAGGATCTCTACAAGCATTTCGGCATCACCGCAGAAGCAGTCGTCGCGGCTGCCGAAGCCAAACTTGCCTGA
- a CDS encoding cell division protein ZapA: protein MAQVTVTIDGKAYRMACEEGQEPHLTTLAGQFDRYVSHLKSQFGEIGDLRITVMAGIMVMDEMAELNRRLSSAERELADLRQGRDSVLDGASKRDEAVAQTLIEVAERLNGITRKLTQRPAPASQDS from the coding sequence ATGGCCCAGGTGACAGTCACGATCGACGGCAAGGCCTATCGCATGGCGTGCGAGGAGGGGCAGGAGCCCCATCTGACCACGCTCGCCGGCCAGTTCGACCGTTATGTCAGCCATTTGAAGAGCCAGTTCGGTGAGATCGGCGATCTCAGGATCACCGTCATGGCCGGTATCATGGTGATGGACGAGATGGCGGAACTCAACCGCCGGCTTTCCTCGGCCGAACGCGAGCTAGCCGATCTGAGGCAAGGGCGCGACAGTGTGCTCGATGGTGCAAGCAAGCGCGACGAGGCGGTGGCCCAGACACTGATCGAAGTCGCCGAGCGGCTGAACGGCATTACCCGCAAGC
- a CDS encoding DUF4164 domain-containing protein, translated as MPVENSVEAALAALRQAVGGLENAVDMRFEAERESSEIDAEVRRVHADRARLAQELDESQFRANSLEEVNREVSRRLVTAMETIRAVLDR; from the coding sequence ATGCCGGTGGAAAATTCGGTCGAAGCCGCGCTCGCGGCGCTTCGTCAGGCCGTGGGCGGCCTCGAAAATGCCGTCGACATGCGCTTTGAGGCGGAGCGGGAAAGCAGTGAAATCGACGCAGAGGTGCGCCGCGTTCATGCCGACCGCGCGCGGTTGGCACAGGAACTCGACGAGTCGCAGTTCCGGGCCAACAGCCTGGAAGAGGTCAACCGCGAGGTATCGCGGAGGCTTGTGACGGCCATGGAGACGATCCGGGCCGTCCTCGATCGGTGA